The nucleotide window AAGCCGGAGTCGACGAGCACCAGGCCGCCGGCCTCGGTCTCGACGAGCAGGACGTGGCAGACCAGCCGGGGAGTGGCGGGCGGGAGCATGGTCCCGCAGTTGAGGTGATGAACCTTCACCCGGGCATCGTCCCAGCCCCGGCGATCCTCGTCACGCAAGCGAACCGACACATCTCGTACGTGGGACCCCCGGGGCCGCTGGGCCTCCGGTCACATCATCGGCGTATCCGGCCCACGGGCTGCCACTTGCCTCCACTCCACGCCACGCCGTCTCAACTCGGCCCGTCTCGGCTCGGCCCGTCTCGGCTCGGCTCGGCTCGGCTCAAGGCAGTCGAGGCAGTGCGTCCCGCGCCGAGTGGCTGAGGACACGCAGGTCCTCGGCGAACCGGTCGCGGTCCTCCTCCGGCAGGGGCGCCAGGAAGTGGCGCCTGATGTTCTCGACATGCACTCGGGAGGCCCGTACGACGGTCTCCTCGCCCAGTGGGGTGAGCCGCACCAGCCTTCCGCGCCGGTCGTCGGGGTCCTCGACCCGCGCGACGAGTCCGGCCGCCTCCATACGGTCCACCAGCCGCGTCACACCCCCGGACGTCAGCACCTGCTCCTGGGCGACCACGCGCATCGACAGGCCCGGCGCCCCGGCCCGCCCCAGGATGAGCAGCACCTCGAACGTCAGGTGATTGATGCCGCACTCCTCCTCCAGGGAGCGCCCGAGGATGTACTCCAACCGGTTGGCCGCCCCCTGGAGCCGCCCGAAGGCGAGCACCAGGTCGTTCTCGGCGGCCTCCTTCGCCGTCGAGATCTCCGCCCGCTCCTCCACGCCCCGGCCGCCTTTCCACTCGTCCCCGCCGCAGACTCGGACTCACTGCGCGCCCACTGATCATCCCGTGTGTACGGGGTGGTCCGGCACGCCCGACCCCTCGACGCAGTCGCGCGACGACGACCTGGGCTCCGGACCGCAGCCCGGACGATCCGGATGGACGGAAATCCTTCCTCGACGCCTGGACCACCGCCTGAACGTCTACTGCTCCAGGGAGCCACGCAGGGCGTTCGGCGCCCGAGCCGGCACGTAGCGCGCGGACCGACCTCGTATCCCCTGCTCATTTTCGGCCGAGTTCGTACCCGCCCCGGATCCACCTCAACAGATCAGGGCCGCGCAGCCATTGCTGCGCGGCCCTGATCCTGTGGAAAAGCTGAGAGGTCAGGCCGGGGTGATGTTCTCGGCCTGCGGGCCCTTCTGGCCCTGGGTGACGTCGAACGTCACGATCTGGCCCTCCTGGAGCTCACGAAAGCCCGAGGAGTTGATCGCGGAGTAGTGCGCGAAGACATCCGGGCCTCCACCATCCTGAGCGATGAAGCCGAAACCCTTCTCCGCGTTGAACCACTTCACAGTTCCCGTAGCCATAGTCATGCCCTTCCAGTCGATGAACGCCTCCCACTCCATGTGGAAGGCGGAGGTGATCGCCCTGGTTCCTGCGGCACAGCACAGCAAAACGCCCACGCCAAAAGCGTGGGCAAAGGGGAACTCCGAACCACGACAGCTGACGCAGACGCTACACGCCCGCACACCACGTCACCATAGGAACGATCACGCCGCGTACAGCGACCTTGCGTGCGGCCGCCGATTTCGGCGGGCACGCGCGTCTCACGCCGTGCCCGGAGGGTTGGGCGATTCGGGTGATTCGGCGGTGCGGCGGTGTTCGGCGTTGATGCGCCGGGCTTCTTCGAGCTGGTCTTCGAGGATGACGATGCGGCAGGCGGCCTCGATCGGGGTCCCCTGGTCGACGAGTTCCCGGGCGCGGGCCGCGATGCGCAGCTGATAACGGGAGTAGCGGCGGTGGCCGCCCGGGGAGCGGAGCGGGGTGATCAGGCGGGCTTCGCCGATGGCGCGGAGGAAGCCCTGGGTGGTGCCGAGCATCTCGGCGGCCCGGCCCATGGTGTAGGCGGGGTAGTTGTCGTCATCAAGACGGCCGTACGAGTC belongs to Streptomyces graminofaciens and includes:
- a CDS encoding MarR family winged helix-turn-helix transcriptional regulator, producing MEERAEISTAKEAAENDLVLAFGRLQGAANRLEYILGRSLEEECGINHLTFEVLLILGRAGAPGLSMRVVAQEQVLTSGGVTRLVDRMEAAGLVARVEDPDDRRGRLVRLTPLGEETVVRASRVHVENIRRHFLAPLPEEDRDRFAEDLRVLSHSARDALPRLP
- a CDS encoding MerR family transcriptional regulator, with the translated sequence MTADDSYGRLDDDNYPAYTMGRAAEMLGTTQGFLRAIGEARLITPLRSPGGHRRYSRYQLRIAARARELVDQGTPIEAACRIVILEDQLEEARRINAEHRRTAESPESPNPPGTA
- a CDS encoding cold-shock protein translates to MATGTVKWFNAEKGFGFIAQDGGGPDVFAHYSAINSSGFRELQEGQIVTFDVTQGQKGPQAENITPA